The following coding sequences lie in one Polynucleobacter sp. HIN7 genomic window:
- a CDS encoding pirin family protein translates to MMQIRKSQERGYANHGWLKSFHSFSFANYYDPKFMCWGNLRVINEDRIDPGTGFGEHSHRDMEIISYVLSGELAHKDSMGNVKSIPPGDIQRMSAGTGVTHSEFNYAKDQTTHFLQIWIQPKFTGVKPGYEQKTIPAQDKDGKLRLLASIDGAEGSITMNADAKLYAGTFNGDQSAILKLDPSRKGYVHLIKGTLTVNGQRLSGGDAAMIADESRIEISQGEEAEVLVFDLV, encoded by the coding sequence ATGATGCAGATTCGTAAATCGCAGGAGCGGGGCTATGCCAATCATGGTTGGCTTAAGAGTTTTCACTCATTTTCCTTTGCTAATTACTATGACCCTAAATTTATGTGCTGGGGTAATTTGCGGGTGATTAATGAGGATCGGATTGATCCTGGCACCGGCTTTGGTGAACACAGCCATCGGGATATGGAAATCATTAGCTATGTTCTCTCAGGTGAGTTGGCACACAAAGACAGTATGGGTAACGTCAAATCCATCCCGCCTGGAGACATCCAACGCATGAGTGCCGGTACGGGCGTCACCCATAGCGAGTTCAACTATGCCAAGGATCAGACCACCCATTTTCTGCAAATTTGGATCCAGCCCAAATTTACGGGAGTCAAACCAGGCTATGAGCAAAAAACGATTCCAGCCCAAGATAAAGATGGCAAATTACGCCTCTTAGCCTCCATCGATGGAGCAGAGGGCTCGATCACCATGAACGCGGATGCGAAGCTCTATGCCGGTACCTTTAATGGTGATCAATCAGCGATCCTCAAACTGGACCCAAGTCGCAAAGGATATGTGCATCTCATCAAAGGCACCCTGACGGTGAATGGTCAGCGCTTAAGTGGTGGCGACGCTGCCATGATTGCAGATGAGTCAAGGATTGAGATCAGCCAAGGTGAAGAGGCGGAGGTGTTGGTCTTTGATCTTGTGTGA
- a CDS encoding type II toxin-antitoxin system RelB/DinJ family antitoxin, translating to MVANAVVRARIDETIKEEATAVLAAMGLTPSSAFRIMMTKIAKEKALPFEPLIPNPETISAMKEARKGRLKSFRSIDDLMNDLNADD from the coding sequence ATGGTCGCAAATGCAGTGGTCCGAGCCAGGATTGATGAAACGATTAAAGAGGAAGCCACAGCAGTACTTGCTGCTATGGGTCTCACTCCATCTTCAGCATTTAGGATCATGATGACCAAAATCGCTAAGGAGAAGGCTCTTCCCTTTGAGCCGTTGATTCCAAATCCTGAAACTATTTCAGCAATGAAAGAGGCTAGGAAAGGAAGATTAAAGTCCTTTCGTTCAATTGACGATTTAATGAATGATTTAAATGCGGACGATTGA
- a CDS encoding NAD(P)/FAD-dependent oxidoreductase, producing MTTIKKRVAIIGAGIAGLSCAQELQAHGFAVTLFDKSKGVGGRMSHRYFGDWEADHGAQYFTARDPLFQSEVTQWVEAEVAKPWSGRIVTLHHGNAIDKPSDATRYVGIPAMTSPAKHLAQNLNVLTQHTVVDLHRINDLWKITTKEHGQLAGAFEYLVLAIPSVQAERLIGQYSASLKAICQEVVMLPCWTLLAYLKEPLNLSFDGAFVEDSLFSWLARDNSKPDRPIYEAWVAQASHAWSSEHVDRTQFEIEPILIKAFQELTGVEPDLHQSHLWRYAKLEEANKREFALDPSIAVGLCGDWLKNSTVEGAWLSGYRLAEQLKQIL from the coding sequence ATGACTACTATTAAAAAACGGGTTGCCATCATCGGTGCGGGGATTGCTGGTCTATCCTGTGCCCAAGAATTGCAAGCTCATGGCTTTGCAGTCACCCTCTTTGACAAGAGCAAAGGGGTAGGCGGTCGCATGAGCCATCGCTATTTTGGTGATTGGGAAGCCGACCATGGTGCCCAGTACTTCACAGCGCGTGATCCTCTGTTCCAGAGTGAAGTCACTCAGTGGGTAGAAGCTGAGGTTGCAAAACCGTGGTCAGGTCGGATCGTGACCCTCCATCATGGCAATGCCATCGATAAACCCTCGGATGCGACGCGCTATGTAGGTATTCCGGCGATGACCTCGCCAGCCAAACACTTAGCACAGAATTTGAATGTGCTGACCCAACATACGGTAGTGGATCTGCATCGGATTAATGATCTCTGGAAAATCACCACCAAAGAGCATGGCCAACTCGCTGGGGCATTTGAGTATCTCGTACTAGCGATTCCGTCGGTGCAGGCTGAACGCCTGATTGGTCAATACTCAGCATCCTTAAAAGCGATTTGCCAGGAAGTGGTGATGCTGCCCTGTTGGACTCTCTTGGCCTATTTAAAAGAGCCGCTCAATCTTTCTTTTGATGGTGCTTTTGTGGAGGACAGTTTGTTTTCCTGGTTGGCGCGTGATAACTCCAAGCCCGATCGTCCCATATATGAGGCCTGGGTTGCACAAGCGAGTCATGCTTGGTCATCAGAGCATGTAGATCGCACTCAGTTTGAGATCGAGCCCATTTTGATTAAAGCATTTCAGGAGCTGACTGGGGTGGAGCCCGATTTGCACCAAAGTCATTTATGGCGCTATGCCAAACTTGAGGAAGCCAATAAACGAGAGTTTGCCCTTGATCCATCGATTGCAGTGGGCCTCTGTGGTGACTGGTTAAAGAACTCCACCGTGGAAGGAGCTTGGTTGAGTGGCTATCGCCTTGCGGAGCAACTAAAGCAGATTCTCTAA
- the htpX gene encoding protease HtpX — MKRIFLFLITNIAIMLVITIIINIFGLGQILDEQGVGLDLTSLLMLSGVVGFTGSFISLALSKTMAKHSTGAYVIEQPRNEQEQWLVNTVARQAKEAGIGMPEVAIYDSPDINAFATGMMRDSSLVAVSTGLLRGMTRDEAEAVLAHEVSHVANGDMVTLALIQGVINTFVFFLSRVIGHIIDRAVFKTERGHGPAYWITTIIAQLVLGILASAIVMWFSRQREYRADAGAAYLEGKQKMIRALERLQKSINEPHLPEQLEAFGISGGMGTGLKRLFMSHPPLDERIAALRNMAD, encoded by the coding sequence ATGAAACGTATTTTTCTGTTCCTAATCACCAACATTGCCATCATGTTGGTGATCACGATCATCATCAATATCTTTGGCTTAGGCCAGATCTTGGATGAGCAGGGTGTTGGGCTCGATCTGACCTCCTTGCTGATGCTCTCGGGAGTGGTGGGCTTTACGGGATCATTTATTTCCTTAGCTCTATCTAAAACGATGGCCAAGCACTCCACCGGTGCCTATGTGATTGAGCAACCCCGTAACGAGCAGGAGCAGTGGCTCGTAAATACAGTAGCTCGGCAAGCCAAGGAAGCAGGTATTGGCATGCCCGAGGTGGCAATCTACGACTCACCAGATATCAATGCCTTTGCAACCGGGATGATGCGCGACAGTTCCTTGGTGGCGGTCAGCACTGGCTTATTACGCGGCATGACCCGCGATGAGGCAGAAGCAGTACTGGCCCACGAGGTAAGCCATGTGGCCAATGGCGATATGGTGACCTTGGCGCTGATTCAAGGGGTGATCAATACCTTTGTCTTCTTCCTGTCTCGCGTAATCGGTCACATTATTGATCGGGCGGTCTTTAAGACCGAGCGTGGGCATGGTCCTGCTTACTGGATCACTACCATCATTGCGCAGTTGGTCTTGGGTATCTTGGCCAGTGCGATTGTGATGTGGTTTAGCCGTCAGCGGGAGTACCGTGCCGATGCCGGCGCAGCCTATCTAGAAGGTAAACAGAAGATGATTCGGGCATTGGAACGCCTGCAGAAGTCGATTAACGAGCCTCATTTGCCTGAGCAGTTAGAAGCCTTTGGAATTTCAGGTGGTATGGGCACTGGCCTTAAGCGTCTTTTCATGAGTCATCCGCCATTGGATGAGCGTATTGCCGCCTTGCGCAATATGGCCGATTAA
- a CDS encoding type II toxin-antitoxin system YafQ family toxin, producing MRTIERTSKFKRDFKRELKGNHKQSLTSDLTLILKLLIADKKLPSRYRDHSLIGDWRDHRDCHIKPDLVLIYRKPDDFRLQLVRL from the coding sequence ATGCGGACGATTGAGCGGACCAGTAAATTCAAGCGCGACTTTAAAAGAGAACTCAAAGGAAACCACAAACAATCACTAACAAGTGATTTAACTCTGATTCTTAAATTATTGATTGCAGATAAAAAGCTGCCCAGTCGGTATCGGGATCATTCGCTGATTGGCGATTGGAGAGATCATCGAGACTGTCACATCAAGCCTGATTTAGTACTCATATACCGCAAGCCAGATGATTTCAGGCTTCAGCTTGTTCGACTTTGA
- a CDS encoding aquaporin: MKSYAAEFFGTALLLTIVAGSGIMGETLSNGNAAVALLGNSIATGAGLYVLIVLLGPISGAHFNPAVSLMFWKLGQLNLNKLLAYWACQFSGAIAGIWVTHLMFGLAILQESTKVRTGVGIWVSELISTLVLLSVIRIGDQAAKDKVPMLVALTVTAGYWFTSSTFFANPAVAVARSLTNTFVGIAPADVLGFVSAELIAALVMVMLFCKASKSIHQR; encoded by the coding sequence ATGAAGTCCTACGCGGCCGAGTTCTTCGGCACCGCATTACTGCTTACGATTGTGGCGGGTAGCGGCATCATGGGTGAGACCCTCTCGAATGGTAATGCAGCCGTGGCCTTGCTCGGTAATAGCATCGCCACCGGGGCAGGGCTCTATGTCTTAATCGTCCTCTTGGGCCCCATCTCAGGTGCGCATTTCAATCCAGCAGTGAGCCTGATGTTTTGGAAGCTGGGGCAGCTTAATCTCAACAAGCTACTTGCCTATTGGGCATGTCAGTTTAGTGGTGCGATTGCTGGAATATGGGTAACGCATCTAATGTTTGGTCTAGCAATCTTGCAAGAGTCAACCAAGGTGCGCACTGGTGTTGGTATTTGGGTTAGTGAGTTGATCTCAACACTCGTGCTTCTCTCGGTGATTCGGATTGGGGATCAGGCGGCAAAAGATAAGGTGCCAATGTTGGTGGCGCTTACTGTCACTGCGGGTTACTGGTTTACCTCATCCACTTTTTTTGCCAATCCTGCGGTCGCTGTGGCGAGAAGCCTCACCAATACCTTTGTGGGCATTGCGCCTGCCGATGTGTTGGGCTTTGTCAGCGCTGAACTGATTGCTGCCCTCGTGATGGTGATGCTGTTTTGTAAGGCGAGTAAGTCGATCCATCAACGATAG
- a CDS encoding MarR family winged helix-turn-helix transcriptional regulator, whose amino-acid sequence MSYLRFIRSLASTYQAFEAYSTKHIKGMGLTMTQFDVIATLGNQPPMTCKELGEKTLILKGTMTGVLERLEQKGLITKIPNAEDGRSYRIGLTKAGERLFKKAFPEHVQYLEQGFAKCSTKELNQTIEALDRIRSQFI is encoded by the coding sequence ATGAGTTACCTTCGTTTTATCCGCAGCCTCGCCAGTACCTACCAAGCCTTTGAGGCCTACTCGACCAAGCACATTAAGGGAATGGGGCTCACTATGACCCAGTTTGATGTGATTGCTACTTTGGGTAATCAGCCGCCGATGACCTGCAAGGAGTTGGGTGAGAAGACCTTGATCTTGAAGGGCACGATGACGGGCGTACTCGAGCGCTTAGAGCAAAAGGGCTTGATTACAAAAATACCCAATGCGGAGGATGGCCGCAGTTACCGAATTGGATTGACCAAAGCGGGCGAGCGCCTTTTTAAGAAAGCCTTCCCTGAACATGTGCAGTATTTAGAGCAGGGCTTTGCCAAGTGCAGCACGAAAGAGCTCAATCAAACCATCGAAGCCTTAGACCGAATTCGTAGTCAGTTTATTTAA
- a CDS encoding DUF3299 domain-containing protein, whose translation MRRSFLRLSSVSLLGLMLGAHPLRSEATTYKEIEWDDLMPEGWRKKMILEVTRMRRYGSLMDGDPKADEAYARLKKAWDTAPPSKVYIGKAIRIPGYVVPLDAERMQSSEFLLVPYFGACIHSPPPPANQIILVKPPKGSKVRTMDAIWVEGILSEGRTYSEIGSSAYVLNADKITPYR comes from the coding sequence ATGAGACGATCCTTTTTACGCTTATCGAGTGTCAGCTTACTGGGCCTCATGCTTGGGGCGCATCCACTTCGCAGTGAGGCTACGACCTATAAAGAGATCGAGTGGGATGATCTGATGCCTGAGGGTTGGCGCAAGAAAATGATCTTGGAGGTCACTCGCATGCGCCGCTACGGCAGCTTAATGGATGGCGACCCCAAGGCCGATGAGGCCTATGCTCGACTAAAGAAAGCTTGGGACACCGCGCCGCCGTCCAAGGTTTATATCGGTAAAGCAATACGTATTCCTGGTTATGTGGTGCCACTTGACGCGGAACGCATGCAAAGTAGTGAGTTTTTATTAGTCCCCTACTTTGGTGCCTGCATTCATTCGCCACCACCTCCGGCCAATCAAATTATTTTGGTCAAGCCTCCCAAGGGCTCGAAGGTGCGCACCATGGATGCCATCTGGGTGGAAGGCATTCTGAGCGAGGGTCGAACTTATTCTGAGATTGGCAGTAGCGCCTACGTTCTCAACGCCGACAAGATTACGCCCTATCGTTGA
- a CDS encoding DUF502 domain-containing protein, with protein MSPSSSKLVRLFLAGLLAAFPLIATALLIAFVVGIVIRWLGPSSAVGSVMAKMGLGIAGFEWVGYVIGLAIVILALLILGLLVEKGLQKGFTAIINGLVRKIPVVRTVYDTIHSFVSLVAKRDDEELKTMRPVWVHFGGAGGVSALALLSSPQAVMVKEQACYAVIVPTAPVPIGGGLLYVPVDWVSPAEIGMEELTSIYVSMGVTSPQFMKTYKAT; from the coding sequence ATGTCACCAAGCTCATCCAAACTTGTTCGCCTATTCCTAGCCGGACTCTTAGCGGCGTTTCCTCTGATAGCAACGGCTCTGCTGATTGCCTTTGTAGTGGGGATCGTGATTCGTTGGCTTGGACCATCGAGCGCAGTCGGCAGTGTGATGGCAAAGATGGGCTTAGGCATTGCAGGTTTCGAGTGGGTTGGTTATGTCATTGGCTTGGCGATCGTGATCCTAGCCTTGCTCATTCTTGGCCTGTTGGTTGAGAAGGGTTTGCAGAAGGGATTTACAGCCATCATTAATGGCTTGGTTCGGAAGATACCCGTGGTACGAACTGTCTATGACACCATTCATAGCTTTGTGAGTTTGGTTGCCAAGCGGGATGATGAGGAGCTCAAAACGATGCGCCCGGTATGGGTACATTTTGGTGGGGCAGGCGGTGTATCTGCTCTGGCTTTGCTCTCATCCCCCCAAGCGGTAATGGTCAAAGAGCAGGCCTGCTATGCAGTAATTGTGCCAACCGCGCCAGTGCCCATTGGGGGCGGCTTACTCTATGTGCCAGTTGATTGGGTAAGTCCTGCCGAGATTGGCATGGAAGAACTTACCAGCATCTACGTATCGATGGGTGTTACATCGCCGCAGTTTATGAAGACCTATAAAGCTACATAG
- a CDS encoding DASH family cryptochrome, translating to MGCSIYWFRADLRLLDNPQFVNACQNSQNLLPIFILPPQEQTPWGFDRISKGRLAWLHQNLRDLRNSLEEKGSTLFVLEGDSKNVLPALYKEIGADALYCEVIAAPEEGQDILELQRAGLNIHTQWQSTMLDPQTLGMDIGELPDVFTNFRQWVEKRRLKFAEPVTIPQAIPPLPSRLPPQDQIQESAVTLFVNGGESHALRHLEQYCERRLPDTYKETRNALSQFDASSKFSPWLAVGSISARTIAGRIHQYEEQYGANDGTYWLWFELLWRDYFRFLMLKYGKRLFSPKGLSQRAPNTFDPECFYQWSTATTGVDLIDAGMRELAEMGFLSNRMRQIVASHWIYAMNGNWQAGAAWFESCLIDYDVYSNQGNWLYIAGHGTDPRGGRAFNVAKQIAQYDADGSYRKRWLS from the coding sequence GTGGGTTGTTCAATCTATTGGTTTAGAGCAGACCTGCGTCTTCTTGATAACCCCCAGTTTGTAAACGCCTGCCAGAACTCTCAAAACCTCTTACCGATTTTTATACTCCCCCCGCAAGAGCAAACACCTTGGGGGTTTGATCGAATCAGTAAAGGACGCCTTGCATGGCTGCACCAGAACCTTCGTGACTTAAGAAACTCACTAGAAGAGAAGGGCTCAACCCTATTCGTTCTGGAGGGTGACTCAAAGAATGTCTTGCCAGCACTTTACAAAGAGATTGGTGCTGATGCACTTTATTGCGAAGTGATCGCCGCTCCTGAAGAAGGGCAGGATATTTTGGAATTACAAAGAGCAGGACTAAATATACACACCCAATGGCAATCGACGATGCTCGATCCTCAAACCCTGGGCATGGATATTGGCGAGCTACCGGATGTCTTCACTAACTTTCGACAGTGGGTTGAAAAGCGTCGCCTCAAGTTTGCCGAGCCAGTAACGATCCCTCAAGCGATTCCACCACTGCCATCCAGGTTGCCACCCCAGGATCAAATTCAAGAGAGTGCCGTCACGCTCTTTGTGAATGGTGGTGAGTCCCATGCTTTAAGACATCTCGAACAATATTGCGAGCGACGCTTACCTGATACCTATAAAGAGACCCGAAATGCCTTAAGTCAATTTGATGCATCGAGTAAGTTCTCACCTTGGTTGGCGGTCGGATCGATCTCTGCGCGCACGATTGCTGGGCGGATTCATCAATATGAAGAACAATACGGGGCTAATGATGGCACTTATTGGCTTTGGTTTGAGCTGCTCTGGCGTGATTACTTTCGCTTTCTGATGCTTAAATACGGTAAACGCTTGTTTAGTCCAAAGGGATTAAGTCAGCGTGCACCCAACACCTTTGACCCCGAATGCTTTTATCAGTGGTCTACCGCTACTACCGGTGTTGATCTCATCGATGCGGGTATGCGGGAGCTGGCTGAGATGGGTTTTCTATCGAATCGCATGCGCCAAATTGTGGCGAGTCACTGGATCTATGCCATGAACGGTAATTGGCAGGCGGGGGCAGCCTGGTTTGAGTCCTGCTTGATTGACTATGATGTCTATAGCAATCAAGGCAACTGGTTGTATATCGCGGGTCATGGTACCGACCCAAGGGGTGGTCGAGCGTTTAATGTCGCCAAACAGATTGCGCAATATGATGCAGATGGTTCTTATCGAAAACGCTGGTTGAGTTAA
- a CDS encoding flavodoxin family protein: MSNIAVVFHSGYGHTQKQAEAVAKGANATLIAIDADGNITEAQWEVLKNAKAIIFGSPTYMGSVSWQFKKFADASSKPWFGQQWKDKIFGGFTNSATMNGDKHSTLHYFFTLAMQHSGIWVGTGLMPSNAKSAKRDDVNYVGSFAGAMMQTPSDASADEVNPGDLETARLYGERIAKIASQFHA, translated from the coding sequence ATGTCAAACATTGCAGTGGTATTTCATAGTGGCTATGGCCATACTCAAAAGCAAGCTGAGGCCGTTGCCAAAGGCGCAAACGCAACATTGATCGCTATTGATGCCGACGGCAATATTACCGAAGCCCAATGGGAAGTATTAAAGAATGCCAAAGCGATTATCTTTGGCTCACCCACCTATATGGGCAGTGTGAGTTGGCAGTTCAAGAAATTTGCTGATGCCAGCTCAAAACCATGGTTTGGTCAACAGTGGAAAGATAAGATCTTCGGTGGCTTTACTAACTCAGCAACCATGAATGGTGACAAACACTCTACCTTGCATTATTTCTTTACTTTGGCGATGCAACACTCAGGTATCTGGGTCGGCACTGGTCTCATGCCATCGAATGCCAAGTCCGCAAAGCGTGATGATGTGAACTATGTCGGCTCTTTTGCTGGCGCGATGATGCAAACCCCATCCGATGCCAGCGCCGATGAAGTTAACCCCGGGGACCTCGAGACCGCCCGTTTGTATGGTGAGCGGATTGCCAAAATTGCTAGCCAGTTTCACGCTTAA
- a CDS encoding DUF4149 domain-containing protein, translated as MLIVQPNTNTNKSMNPNFSLYLVSAMIGIMVFFTIAVAPTVFKVLPQEWASKYVRNFFPKYYAFLGAVSIIASFLANDTLSMGLLVICAALFFISLWVLTPAINRASDQGQKKKFGILHGLSIVINFIQLGSFVYLVW; from the coding sequence GTGCTTATTGTCCAACCCAATACAAACACAAATAAATCGATGAATCCTAATTTCAGTCTTTATCTCGTTTCCGCCATGATCGGCATCATGGTGTTCTTCACCATCGCCGTGGCACCGACGGTATTTAAGGTGCTGCCTCAAGAGTGGGCGAGTAAATATGTACGCAATTTCTTTCCTAAGTACTACGCCTTCCTAGGAGCAGTCTCGATCATTGCCTCCTTCTTGGCGAACGACACGCTTAGCATGGGTTTATTAGTAATATGTGCCGCCTTATTCTTTATCTCCCTATGGGTTCTTACGCCCGCCATTAACCGCGCATCGGATCAAGGGCAGAAGAAGAAATTTGGGATCTTGCACGGCTTGAGCATAGTGATCAACTTTATCCAGCTCGGGAGCTTTGTTTATCTAGTTTGGTGA
- a CDS encoding TIGR03643 family protein, giving the protein MHTLNPSELSRIVEMAWEDRTPFEAIHAQFQLSEPEVKALMRSVLKPSSYRLWRARVTGRQTKHRQLRDPDVQRAYCPTQYKHK; this is encoded by the coding sequence ATGCACACACTTAATCCATCTGAGCTATCGCGTATCGTCGAAATGGCCTGGGAAGACCGCACTCCCTTTGAGGCAATCCATGCGCAATTTCAGTTGAGCGAACCCGAGGTCAAGGCACTTATGCGCAGTGTCTTAAAGCCGAGCTCCTATCGTCTATGGCGCGCGCGAGTCACCGGACGACAAACCAAGCATCGGCAATTGCGCGACCCTGATGTGCAGCGTGCTTATTGTCCAACCCAATACAAACACAAATAA
- a CDS encoding SDR family NAD(P)-dependent oxidoreductase, with protein sequence MSLLQKPFRALVIGSSGTIGSALVSALQMHSNCAEVVGIHRGSEPSIDYAHPNSITLAAEQLVVHAPFDLIINTIGVLHNQNVSPEKRLADLRAAQLQEQFLVNAIGPALTISQFTKLLNPAGAIYATLSAKVGSISDNRLGGWYSYRSSKAALNMLIKTAAIELKRTMPKVALIAIHPGTVNSNLSKPFRGEEIGRDPQQAANEILTVLLKVSAENSGSFVSYSGEVIPW encoded by the coding sequence ATGTCCTTGCTCCAAAAACCGTTTCGGGCCCTTGTAATTGGCTCCTCCGGAACCATTGGCTCTGCCTTGGTATCGGCCCTCCAAATGCACTCTAACTGCGCCGAGGTGGTCGGGATCCATCGTGGATCTGAGCCATCCATCGATTACGCTCACCCGAACTCGATTACTTTGGCAGCAGAGCAATTAGTAGTTCATGCGCCCTTTGATCTGATCATTAACACCATTGGGGTTTTGCATAATCAAAACGTTTCTCCCGAAAAGCGCTTGGCAGATCTACGAGCCGCACAACTCCAAGAGCAGTTCTTGGTAAACGCTATTGGGCCAGCGCTGACCATCAGCCAGTTCACGAAGCTCTTAAATCCAGCGGGTGCTATTTATGCCACCCTATCAGCTAAGGTGGGCAGCATCAGCGATAACCGTTTAGGAGGTTGGTATAGCTACCGATCCTCGAAAGCAGCTCTCAATATGTTGATTAAGACTGCGGCGATTGAGCTCAAACGCACCATGCCAAAGGTTGCCTTGATTGCGATCCATCCTGGTACCGTGAACTCCAATTTATCCAAACCGTTTCGGGGTGAAGAAATTGGTCGCGACCCTCAACAAGCCGCCAATGAAATCCTAACCGTTCTATTAAAAGTGAGTGCCGAGAACTCTGGAAGCTTTGTGTCCTACAGTGGCGAAGTGATTCCCTGGTAA
- a CDS encoding arsenate reductase ArsC — protein MPMKKYNVLFLCTHNSARSVLGEALASTHPSGLFIGYSAGSTPGTQVNPFAKELALEIGYDESKLRSKSWDEFGLPNAPKMDFIITVCDNAAGEVCPVWPGNPATAHWGFPDPSQVTGSDVEKRLAFIEVMNGLKKRIDLLASMPLDKLDSMALKDIHHKAS, from the coding sequence ATGCCCATGAAAAAATACAACGTACTCTTCTTGTGTACCCATAACTCCGCCCGGTCTGTTCTGGGGGAGGCACTGGCCTCCACCCATCCCAGCGGTCTATTCATCGGTTACTCTGCAGGCTCGACACCAGGTACTCAAGTCAATCCTTTTGCCAAGGAGTTAGCCTTAGAGATAGGCTATGACGAATCCAAATTACGCAGTAAGAGCTGGGATGAGTTTGGTTTACCCAATGCCCCTAAGATGGATTTCATTATTACGGTCTGCGATAACGCCGCCGGTGAGGTTTGCCCCGTCTGGCCAGGCAATCCTGCCACCGCACACTGGGGATTTCCAGATCCATCGCAGGTTACGGGTTCGGATGTAGAAAAGCGCCTTGCATTCATTGAGGTGATGAACGGTCTCAAAAAACGCATTGATTTGTTAGCCAGCATGCCGCTCGATAAACTCGACTCGATGGCTCTGAAAGATATTCACCACAAAGCCTCATGA
- a CDS encoding ArsR/SmtB family transcription factor, whose product MKNTDAIQVLLALGQETRLNIFRLIVQRGDIGLTPSQLIEKLGIPNATLSFHLKELVNAKLLLVERQSRNLIYRPNPNVIEDLSEFLLDNCCQGQSCGTHKSKKKVACP is encoded by the coding sequence ATGAAAAATACCGACGCCATCCAAGTTCTTTTAGCCCTTGGCCAGGAGACCCGCCTCAATATCTTCCGTCTAATCGTGCAACGCGGCGATATTGGCCTGACCCCCAGCCAGTTGATTGAGAAGTTAGGCATTCCCAATGCAACCTTGAGCTTTCATCTGAAAGAGCTAGTCAATGCCAAGCTGTTATTGGTAGAGCGCCAAAGCCGCAACTTGATCTATCGCCCTAATCCCAATGTGATTGAGGATCTCAGTGAATTTTTATTGGATAACTGTTGCCAAGGTCAATCGTGCGGAACTCATAAGTCTAAGAAAAAGGTCGCATGCCCATGA